The Fusobacterium perfoetens genome has a segment encoding these proteins:
- a CDS encoding DEAD/DEAH box helicase: MPVYKLEALLKNITDKEIWEKGKYISENGNLIENEEDLKNEEDEMYYILKGSILNEERIYSTSVSWILEENKKAELISWKCTCQHLEEVSAPCEHLAALVQSISKAERERNAIRDENFSVAFIDDNIFQDKKKSLSLKFNVKTASEYDGEKEKLAFSDFEIYNKVSMERRKINFDTVVSSEIDEIRKNYIEDDLDFDDTSSDFLKFIKFIENSAKAMSIDFYNNEFIIPEFFIEKGVKYAEALGKNYNSNIEINFEIKVKENLDYYILEFNNFSQADILNEEYLLLREKGKVSIKNIKKEEIKKIKAVKEAEKREGTYKIRKGSPLIREILNNIRSIGEIKFDKSIKTEIFSPSLVSLRLFINETSNKDITIIPQYIYDGKTAEEIKDHLMLKNTKKEKEIFSKFESFIKKCGFKKVNGKFILPDKDDLIYNFMEDGFKNLKEKYKVIICEELKEREYKKVVPYDIGLGEVRQTAAILRARLAPLKRVIIAVPPYKLLYWKNRLTEESLGKKVKIISGDTEEKIKAFEKVKTDDIIVISYEDLFTECARFEYIDFEMIIFDNPLYVPKIIRDEFSEAIGTLKYESSLCFVGRFEEKAYSEWFYIFSLINPKYLGTKEEFYEKYISDSNKRENRDFLLSKLVNPFILRKTKEEVIDELPNKEIRDFYFEMKDGSKQKNIYMKYLNRLNKRLVILERPEQHRKKIFTVIERLRQVCSSPALINKKYGDNQGKINALSNILKTCAAEKRKVVIYSAFKNTAGKLCKHYKRFYKNCSFMSLPVSEKIKEEMYSKFYKEEYEKEYFFLFINNIGYEELQDIEYDVIIYFDPPWDRFFYVDKTKKLYRKKPVEINFITNRSIEDKINNKRMRLYRNKILKTYFEDMKKGKILKREYTREEIFAFLQI; this comes from the coding sequence ATGCCTGTATACAAATTGGAAGCACTACTTAAAAATATTACTGACAAAGAAATTTGGGAGAAAGGAAAATATATTTCTGAAAATGGAAATCTTATAGAAAATGAAGAAGATTTAAAAAATGAAGAAGATGAAATGTATTATATTCTAAAGGGAAGTATTTTAAATGAAGAGAGAATATATTCAACATCAGTTTCATGGATATTAGAAGAAAATAAAAAGGCTGAATTAATTTCATGGAAATGCACCTGTCAGCATTTAGAAGAGGTATCAGCTCCATGTGAGCATTTAGCTGCACTTGTTCAAAGTATAAGCAAAGCTGAAAGAGAAAGAAATGCTATAAGAGATGAAAATTTTTCAGTTGCTTTTATAGATGATAATATATTTCAAGATAAAAAGAAAAGTCTTTCTTTGAAATTTAATGTAAAAACAGCATCTGAATATGATGGAGAAAAAGAAAAATTGGCTTTTTCAGATTTTGAAATTTACAATAAAGTATCAATGGAAAGAAGGAAAATTAATTTTGATACTGTAGTTTCATCAGAAATAGATGAAATAAGAAAAAATTATATTGAAGATGACTTAGATTTTGATGATACATCTTCCGATTTTTTAAAATTTATAAAGTTCATTGAAAACTCAGCTAAAGCAATGAGTATTGACTTTTATAACAATGAATTTATTATTCCTGAATTTTTTATTGAAAAGGGAGTAAAGTATGCAGAGGCTCTTGGAAAGAACTATAATTCTAATATTGAAATAAATTTTGAAATAAAAGTCAAGGAGAATCTAGACTATTATATTTTAGAATTTAATAATTTTTCACAAGCAGATATATTAAATGAAGAATACTTACTTTTAAGGGAAAAGGGAAAAGTTAGTATTAAAAATATAAAAAAAGAAGAAATAAAAAAAATAAAAGCTGTGAAAGAGGCTGAAAAAAGAGAAGGAACTTATAAAATAAGAAAGGGATCTCCTCTCATAAGGGAGATTTTAAATAATATAAGAAGTATCGGTGAAATAAAATTTGATAAAAGTATAAAAACGGAAATTTTTTCTCCGTCTCTTGTATCTTTACGGCTTTTTATAAATGAAACTTCAAATAAAGATATAACCATTATTCCACAATATATTTATGATGGAAAAACAGCTGAAGAAATTAAAGACCATCTTATGCTAAAAAATACAAAAAAAGAAAAAGAAATATTTTCAAAATTTGAAAGTTTTATAAAAAAATGTGGTTTCAAAAAAGTAAATGGAAAATTTATTCTTCCAGATAAAGACGACCTTATTTATAATTTTATGGAAGATGGTTTTAAAAATTTAAAAGAAAAATATAAAGTAATAATTTGTGAAGAACTAAAGGAAAGAGAATATAAAAAAGTTGTACCATATGATATTGGATTGGGAGAAGTAAGACAAACAGCAGCTATCTTAAGAGCAAGATTAGCTCCTTTAAAAAGAGTTATTATTGCAGTGCCTCCTTACAAATTACTGTATTGGAAAAATAGACTGACAGAAGAATCTTTAGGAAAAAAAGTGAAAATAATATCTGGAGATACAGAGGAAAAAATAAAGGCTTTTGAAAAAGTAAAGACAGATGATATTATAGTTATTTCTTATGAAGATTTATTTACTGAATGTGCTCGTTTTGAATATATTGATTTTGAAATGATTATATTTGATAATCCTCTTTATGTTCCAAAAATAATAAGAGATGAATTCAGTGAAGCTATTGGAACTTTAAAATATGAAAGCAGTTTATGTTTTGTAGGAAGATTTGAAGAAAAAGCTTATTCAGAATGGTTTTATATATTTAGCCTTATAAATCCTAAATATCTTGGAACAAAAGAAGAGTTTTATGAGAAATATATTTCTGACAGCAATAAAAGAGAAAATAGAGATTTTCTTCTTTCAAAGCTTGTTAATCCTTTTATTTTAAGAAAAACGAAGGAAGAAGTTATAGATGAACTTCCTAATAAGGAAATTAGAGATTTTTATTTTGAGATGAAAGATGGAAGCAAACAAAAAAATATTTATATGAAATATCTTAACAGACTTAATAAAAGACTTGTAATTCTTGAAAGACCTGAACAACATAGAAAAAAGATATTTACTGTTATTGAAAGATTAAGACAGGTATGCAGCAGTCCTGCACTTATAAATAAAAAATATGGAGATAATCAAGGAAAGATAAATGCTCTTAGCAATATTTTAAAAACATGTGCAGCAGAGAAAAGAAAAGTTGTTATATACAGTGCATTTAAAAATACAGCAGGAAAATTGTGTAAACATTATAAGAGATTTTATAAAAACTGCAGCTTTATGTCACTTCCTGTTTCTGAGAAAATTAAAGAAGAGATGTATTCAAAATTTTATAAGGAAGAGTATGAAAAAGAATATTTTTTCCTTTTTATAAATAATATAGGATATGAAGAGCTTCAAGATATAGAGTATGATGTTATTATCTATTTTGATCCTCCTTGGGACAGATTTTTCTATGTGGATAAAACAAAAAAGCTTTACAGGAAAAAACCTGTTGAAATTAATTTTATAACAAACAGAAGTATTGAAGATAAAATAAATAATAAAAGAATGAGACTTTATAGAAATAAGATTTTAAAGACATATTTTGAAGATATGAAAAAAGGAAAAATA